In a single window of the Bradyrhizobium sp. ORS 285 genome:
- a CDS encoding putative urea ABC transporter substrate-binding protein, whose protein sequence is MGKARNLFVALLAASTLATASLSPALAEKKKEFNIAWTIYVGWMPWPYAAESGIVKKWADKYGISIKVTQINDYVESINQYTAGKFDGVTVTNMDALTIPAAGGVDTSAIIMGDYSNGNDGVVLKKGKTLADIKGQKVNLVELSVSHYLLARGLETVKLSEKNIKTVNTSDADIVAAAKSPDTTAVVTWNPQLLEVKAEPGATLVFDSSKIPAEIEDLLVVNTQTLKDNPELGKALTGIWYETIALMKDQSEKGKAAREAMAKLSGTDLAGFETQLKTTFMYYEPKDALAFMTGPELPKIMDHVRTFCFDHNLLGENVKSKDAVGISTPSKALGSTTNVKLRFDPTYMKMAADGKL, encoded by the coding sequence ATGGGAAAAGCACGAAATCTGTTTGTTGCCCTGCTCGCGGCATCCACGCTGGCGACTGCCTCGCTGTCGCCGGCTCTCGCCGAGAAGAAGAAGGAATTCAACATCGCCTGGACGATCTATGTCGGCTGGATGCCGTGGCCCTATGCCGCCGAGTCCGGGATCGTCAAGAAATGGGCCGACAAATACGGCATCTCGATCAAGGTCACGCAGATCAACGACTACGTCGAGTCGATCAACCAGTACACCGCCGGCAAGTTCGACGGCGTCACCGTCACGAACATGGATGCGCTGACGATTCCCGCCGCGGGTGGCGTCGATACGTCAGCCATCATCATGGGCGACTATTCCAACGGCAATGACGGCGTGGTCCTGAAGAAGGGCAAGACGCTGGCCGACATCAAGGGCCAGAAGGTCAACCTCGTCGAGCTCTCGGTGTCGCATTATCTGCTGGCGCGCGGGCTCGAGACGGTGAAGCTCTCCGAAAAGAACATCAAGACGGTCAACACATCCGACGCCGACATCGTCGCCGCGGCGAAGTCGCCGGATACGACTGCGGTCGTCACCTGGAATCCGCAACTGCTCGAAGTGAAGGCGGAGCCCGGCGCCACCCTGGTGTTCGATTCCAGCAAGATCCCGGCCGAGATCGAGGATCTGCTGGTCGTCAATACGCAGACGCTGAAGGATAACCCGGAGCTCGGCAAGGCCCTGACGGGCATCTGGTACGAGACCATCGCGCTGATGAAGGATCAGAGCGAGAAGGGCAAGGCCGCGCGCGAGGCCATGGCCAAGCTCTCCGGCACGGATCTCGCGGGCTTCGAGACCCAGCTCAAGACCACGTTCATGTACTACGAGCCGAAGGACGCGCTCGCCTTCATGACCGGGCCGGAGCTGCCGAAGATCATGGACCACGTCCGCACCTTCTGCTTCGACCACAATCTGCTCGGCGAGAACGTGAAGTCGAAGGACGCGGTTGGCATCTCGACGCCATCGAAGGCGCTGGGATCGACGACTAACGTGAAGCTGCGCTTCGATCCCACCTACATGAAGATGGCGGCCGACGGGAAGCTCTGA